Proteins found in one Serratia plymuthica genomic segment:
- a CDS encoding lysine N(6)-hydroxylase/L-ornithine N(5)-oxygenase family protein: protein MNQPLDFIGIGVGPFNLSIAALGSEVAGFNGKFLERKPHFSWHPGMMVPDCHMQTSFLKDLVSAVSPTNPYSFLNYLVKRKKFYRFLTTELRTVSREEFADYLDWAANGLSSLEFSQDIQSVDFDDRQRQFVVTTQRATYRARHVCLGIGKRIKLPDCVTEQNDRCFHASEMTLRNPDLTGKRVTIVGGGQSGADLFLNIFRGEWGQPTQLNWISRRNNYNALDEAAFANEYFTPDYVDSFYGLNDSAKQRMLTEQKMTSDGITSDSLLAIYRAMYHQFEVLREKPWAHLLPSRSLAAIHAQAGGYQLVTHHHLDQGKETFDTDVVIFATGYQQDRPAFLAPLAERLLTTADDQYRVAPDFTLEWQGPQENCLFAVNAGMHSHGIAEPQLSLMAWRSARILNRALGRDQFDLTSTPAVIQWRSQQPATPAHAEHVMLNYTEF from the coding sequence ATGAATCAGCCTCTGGATTTCATCGGCATCGGCGTCGGCCCCTTCAACCTCAGCATCGCCGCGCTCGGCAGCGAAGTTGCCGGCTTTAACGGCAAATTCCTGGAGCGCAAACCGCACTTTTCCTGGCACCCCGGCATGATGGTGCCGGATTGCCATATGCAGACCAGCTTCCTGAAAGATTTGGTCAGCGCGGTGTCGCCCACCAACCCGTACAGCTTTCTTAACTACCTGGTGAAAAGGAAGAAATTCTACCGTTTCCTGACCACCGAACTGCGTACGGTGTCGCGCGAAGAGTTCGCCGATTACCTCGACTGGGCCGCCAACGGGCTGAGTTCGCTCGAGTTCAGCCAGGATATTCAGAGCGTGGATTTTGACGACCGGCAGCGCCAGTTTGTCGTCACCACCCAGCGCGCGACCTACCGGGCGCGCCATGTCTGCCTGGGCATCGGCAAGCGCATCAAGCTGCCGGACTGCGTTACCGAGCAAAACGACCGCTGCTTCCACGCCAGCGAGATGACCTTGCGCAATCCGGATCTGACCGGCAAACGCGTCACCATCGTCGGCGGCGGCCAGAGCGGCGCCGATCTGTTCCTGAACATCTTCCGCGGCGAGTGGGGCCAACCGACGCAGCTGAACTGGATCTCGCGCCGCAATAACTACAATGCGCTGGATGAAGCGGCGTTCGCCAACGAGTACTTCACGCCGGACTACGTCGACAGCTTTTATGGCCTGAACGACAGCGCCAAGCAACGCATGTTGACCGAACAGAAAATGACCTCCGACGGCATCACCAGCGATTCGCTGCTGGCCATCTACCGCGCGATGTATCACCAATTTGAAGTGCTGCGTGAAAAACCCTGGGCGCACCTGCTGCCAAGCCGTTCGCTGGCGGCGATCCACGCTCAGGCTGGCGGCTATCAGTTGGTGACCCATCACCACCTCGATCAGGGCAAAGAAACGTTCGATACCGATGTGGTGATCTTCGCCACCGGTTATCAGCAGGATCGCCCGGCGTTTCTCGCCCCGCTGGCGGAGCGCCTGCTGACCACGGCAGATGACCAGTACCGCGTTGCCCCCGACTTCACCCTGGAGTGGCAGGGCCCGCAGGAAAACTGCCTGTTTGCCGTCAACGCCGGCATGCACAGCCACGGCATCGCCGAACCCCAGCTCAGCCTGATGGCATGGCGGTCGGCACGTATTCTCAACCGGGCTTTGGGACGCGACCAGTTCGATTTAACGTCCACCCCGGCTGTGATCCAATGGCGCAGTCAGCAACCGGCCACCCCGGCCCACGCTGAACACGTCATGCTCAATTACACCGAGTTTTAA